TATCCAGTTGCAACCGGATCGGTCTGAGTTGCAACCGGTTCGTATCCAGTTGGAACTGGGTCGGTCTGAGTTGCAACTGGATCGTGTTGCAATCGATGTTTTCTTTCGGTTGCAATTGATCTATTCTCACAGTTGCAATCGGTGTTGTCTTTTGGTTGCAACTGCAGAGTGAGTGTATTTTGTATAATACACCTTGTTGCATTTTAGCCTCGTCGtgtgtatgtatgtatatatatatatatatatatatatatttcgtTTCTTTACGGGGAAATGAGCACGGATGATTTACGTAAATCTCAGTGAAAATTTCAAAAGTACTTCCTCCATTCCATATTATAGTTGGTTTTAGTATTTCTATATATAAAATTTTTATTATATATCTAAATATAGTGTAAATATAGTGTACATATAGATTTTGCGAAGCAGCCCGATACCGACTCCATGACTCCAGGTCTCCAGCCACCGGGGGGTTGGGGTATAAAAATGAAAAATCCTATCGCTTCGTCTTTCGTTCGGACACGGATTTTCTGGGAAGGGCACGGATTTTCTGGGAGCTGCGATCGCTGCCAAATTTGGCCAGAATTTCGTTCAGGTGAGGCTCAGTCTGTTCCGACTTCCGAGCCGCCGTGCGAACGCCTCCGTCCACAGCAACCGCCCGCGCAAGAGCCACAAGAGGCGCTCGCTCCCGAACGGCATCCTCCCTCCACCCCACGGTAAGACTGACTCCAATCCCCGCGAGGCATATCGGCCATGCATTTCGCCGTTTGCATGGCTGGGCCATTTTACTGGCCCGCTTTGCACTGCCGGTCCTCCAATCGTGAGAGGCAAACAACATTGTTTGGCCCACCGAAACCTATTGGCGGCAAAGCAGGGACATTTCCCTTTGCCCCAAATCGACGCGCGCAGGTAGGGCAAGGCGttggtggcggaggtggcggaGCGCAGCGCCGCACGCTCCGCGCGCGCTCTCCATCACTCCGGGAACGAAGGTACTCCTTCCCTCGCTCCATTGTTGTAGCCGGTGTTGATTGTATTGCACTAGTTCACTCGCATTTCGGTTTGCATTTTATACTCCTTCCCTCGCTCCATTGCTGTAGCCGGTGTTGATTGTATTGCACTAGTTCACTCGCATTTCGGTTTGCATCGTCAGGTTCTTCCCCCAATCCCCCACCTTGTCGGCGTTCTGCAGAGTTTCAGATTTTTTCTCAAGTTCGCGCAAGAGGAGGCTCCGCCTGCAAGCCGCAGCTACTCATGCTGCTGTCTTGGCTACGACGCGCCGACATCAGAAATGGGGTGGTTCAGTCCCAGAGCACAAGGTTCGTCGGAGAGACAGGGAAGGCGCTTGGGCTGAGCTTGTTCGATGTTACTTCGCGTCGGAGCCGCTGTTCGACGACACCATGTTCCGGCGCCAGTAACAGCAGCGACATGTCCTTCTTTCTGTTGAATTGAAGCTCAAGTAGTGTAGCTATTGTTTTCATAATTGGGTTGTTTGCTTGATGCAGTTTCCGAATGAAAAGAAGCTTGTTCGATATGATCTACCAAATGCTTGCTGCGAACAATGAGTATTTTCGACAGAAACCTGATGGTCTTGGCCGAATGGGATTTCATGGAAAGCATAAGTGTGTTGTCGCTATGCGAATGCTTGCGTACGGAAGTATAGCCGACGCACTTGATGACAGTTATGCCATGGCCGAGAGCACTGTTTTGGAGTGCGTTAAGGAGTTTGCAAGAACTGTCATTGCCGTGTTCAAGGAAGAGTACCTACGACCACCTAAAGAGGCTGAGTTGAAGCGGATTCTTGAAGAAAATAAAGCTAGAGGTTTTTCCGGGATGATTGGAAGTATCGATTGCACGCATTGGGAGTGGGGATCTTGTCCGTAGGCTGGCATGGCCAATACATTGGAAGGAAGGGCCGACCGACTGTTGTTCTTGAGGCTATTGCAACCAAGGACTTGCGAGTTTGGCATGCATTTTTCAGAATGCCGGGGTCTTGCAACGATCTCAATGTTTTGGACCGCTCCCCTATTTTTGATGATCTTGCCAATGGAAGAACTCACAAAGTTGAATTTTCAGTGAACAACCATAATTACGACATGGGGTATTACCTCGCGGACAAGATATATCCCGATTGGGCGACCTTTGTGAAAACCAAGAGTGAAGCTATCAGTCCCAAGGACAAGACATTTGCCGAGGCCCAAGAAGCTGCAAGAAAGGATGTTGAACGCTGTTTCGGTGTCCTCCGCTCGAAGTTTCGGATAATTCAACAAGCTAGCCGACTGTGGAGTGCTCAGGACATGAACACGATTATGCGAGCATGTATCATTCTTCACAACATGATCATCAAGTCCGAGCGAGACAGGGAGCTGGATGAGGACGAGTTTGCTGAACCCAATGATCCACCAATTCGAAGGGACAGGAATGTTGCCGAGCTAAACGCCTTCATGTCCGCATATTGCAAGATCCAGGACCGCCCTACATCCCACCGCCTGCAACAAGATCTAATTGAGCATCATTGGATGTTAAAAGGCAATGAATTAGGGCCATATGCACGCTGATCTCGACACTAGTATGCACCTGTTGGTATTTGTTTTTGTGTGCATGAGGTGGATGTCTTTTGTTGCTGGGAGAACCAAGATCTAATGATTCCCTGCAAGTAGTGTAGATGGTAGCATGTATTTGTGAATTACATCAGCTGGATGTCTTTTGTTGGTGGGAGAACCAAGATCTAATGAATCCCTGCAAGTAGTGTAGATGGTAGCATGTATTTGTGAACCAAGATCTAATGAAGAAAGTACACAAATATGTGTCCAGATCAAGCAAACAGTTTCATACATTACAACATTTCTCAAAGCAAACAAATAGGTGTCCAAATCAAACAAATAATTTCATACAGTACAACAGTTTTAACAGAAGCTAGTTGTCCCTTGATGGCTGTTGGTGCTGGGTACTAGCACCAGAAGCGGACTCAACTTCATCTGGGTTTATACCTTCCTTGATCAAAATGTCCCTCTGCTTCTTGGTAATCCAGGAACGAACAGCAGGATGCCATGAATTCAGATTAGTGAATATGATTTGGGCTTCTGTCTGGAACCTAGTTGTCTCCATAATATCCCTTTGAAGTTTGATCTGTTCCCGAGAAATCTCCTTCTTGTCACGAGAAATCTCCCTCTGGAGCTCAAGTTTCTTGTCGCCCTACTCAATCTTCGCGAACAATGCTTTCTGCTGCAGATCAAACTTGGCTCGTTCGATATCAATCAACTCCTCCTTCTGTTTTGCTTCCAATTCATCCATCTGCTGACCTCTCACATGTATCTTCTCTAACATCTCTACGGCAACACTAGATGAGGACTCTTCTACTAATGTTCGACGTTTCTTCACGCTGTCACGCCCTTCTGGTCGTTCAATAGGTGCACCAGCAGTAGGTATTGGTGCAGGGGGAGTGTCCAAGGGTTGAATTGCCTGGTTATCCTTCTCTGTTTGCTTAGGCTTGCTACACTCCAACATATAATCATTCCATTTTGGTTCATCCCGCAAAATCTCCCAACAATGCGCGAAATGCCAAGGTTTTTTCTGCTCATAAACTTTGATAGCATCTTTTATCTGCACCCAAAATAGAAATAAATTATTCATGAACAAGTAGATAGAATTCAGGAACATGCAGCATATAGTTATCGGAACATACCTTATCATAGTCATTCTTGCCACTTTCATTCCTTCTAACAATAGCCGAGTGGATAGCTTGGAATTTGCTGACTTCCTTTCGTATAGTTGTCCATCGGTTCTGAATAGACAGTTGGGTTCTACTGCTACCCGTCTCACAATTTTGAACAAAATAACGATGCAGCCTTGCATAGAAGGCATTGCTCGTCTGAGATGAACCTGCAACGAGAAAACAACAATTAAATAGTTGTCAAACCACAAACTGCTTGTCAATAGAAGTGTATTCCAGATGATACCTGTGGCTGCATCCGTAGAAATGTTCAGCCAGCCAGACACTATAACTCTGTCCTCTGGAGGCAAGAATGCTTTTCCTC
The sequence above is drawn from the Panicum hallii strain FIL2 chromosome 7, PHallii_v3.1, whole genome shotgun sequence genome and encodes:
- the LOC112900749 gene encoding glutathione S-transferase T2-like; this translates as MRSGDQIEPPNYEDIQEIDGDQFANGTGNKRGVSQRGKAFLPPEDRVIVSGWLNISTDAATGSSQTSNAFYARLHRYFVQNCETGSSRTQLSIQNRWTTIRKEVSKFQAIHSAIVRRNESGKNDYDKIKDAIKVYEQKKPWHFAHCWEILRDEPKWNDYMLECSKPKQTEKDNQAIQPLDTPPAPIPTAGAPIERPEGRDSVKKRRTLVEESSSSVAVEMLEKIHVRGQQMDELEAKQKEELIDIERAKFDLQQKALFAKIE